In a genomic window of Anopheles merus strain MAF unplaced genomic scaffold, AmerM5.1 LNR4000856, whole genome shotgun sequence:
- the LOC121603106 gene encoding uncharacterized protein LOC121603106, with protein MLKQLYGRPGLLVKELIGQARRAEAPRLERLDQLISFGITVQRLCDHLIASEMEEHFSNPELLEELVEKLPASRKLEWIRFKRNFEKATLREFCAFMEELTEDCCELTVPGNVENIRVPVKIHRGHTFTHYPPAVEVTHDTPRQLKAETSSPVVTDPNRAKCYVCKDPAHHVRQCETFKSMSVADRLNAVTSLKLCRNCLNNHGTRECKSRFVCTIDGCGAQHHMLLHQNTGGPRRRMVQFHYHTTKSPHTLFHVTPVTVHNGQTSVDTYALMDEASSLTTVEAALAEQLGLNGVREPLEICWTGNIKRQEDSSQCVQLQISARGEERRYTIAAAHTIKS; from the coding sequence ATGTTGAAGCAGCTGTATGGCAGACCCGGATTGCTGGTCAAAGAACTGATCGGGCAAGCTCGACGTGCCGAGGCACCGAGGCTGGAACGTTTAGACCAGCTGATTTCGTTTGGCATAACCGTCCAGAGGTTGTGCGACCATCTGATAGCTAGTGAAATGGAAGAGCATTTCTCCAACCCGGAGCTTTTAGAGGAGCTGGTAGAAAAGCTACCGGCCAGCAGAAAATTAGAGTGGATACGCTTTAAAAGAAACTTTGAGAAAGCCACTTTAAGAGAATTTTGTGCATTCATGGAGGAGCTCACTGAGGATTGCTGTGAGCTGACGGTTCCTGGAAATGTAGAAAATATTCGAGTACCAGTAAAAATACATCGAGGCCACACCTTTACGCACTACCCTCCTGCTGTTGAAGTTACACACGATACGCCAAGGCAGCTGAAAGCCGAAACCAGCAGCCCTGTGGTGACTGACCCAAACAGAGCGAAGTGTTATGTATGCAAGGATCCTGCGCATCACGTACGACAATGCGAAACATTCAAGAGCATGTCGGTAGCAGATCGCTTGAATGCAGTAACGAGTCTGAAACTTTGTCGCAATTGCCTCAATAACCACGGTACAAGGGAGTGTAAGTCACGGTTCGTTTGCACAATTGACGGATGTGGCGCTCAACATCACATGCTGCTGCATCAAAACACCGGTGGCCCACGGAGACGCATGGTGCAGTTTCACTATCACACAACGaaatcaccacacacacttttcCATGTGACACCAGTGACTGTCCACAACGGGCAGACCAGCGTAGACACATACGCCCTGATGGACGAGGCGTCTTCACTGACCACAGTGGAAGCTGCGCTAGCAGAACAACTGGGACTCAACGGCGTTCGAGAGCCGTTAGAAATATGCTGGACGGGCAACATTAAACGACAGGAAGACTCATCGCAGTGCGTCCAACTGCAGATATCAGCACGGGGAGAAGAGCGGCGCTATACTATAGCGGCCGCTCACACCATTAAAAGCTAA